tgaatatattaaatacaaatgtaattgcttttggacatatttcttcaatttttgatgaaatattatcctaatgagagttgcctcccttgaaaaatgtggaccggtataaattgtttaatgtgagcattttcacattgttttattttcagtttcacccccaAGAAGgcatagtgtaactccatagggaccttttaccaaatatcagcaccctagtacaatcataaagtgatgtgttaatagctttcaacattttcacaaaaattttaaaaatgtgttttttcccccaaaaaaatctttcagtttaactctggcaagggatagtttaacccccacagggaacctaataccatgtattactatgcctttcaacactcacaacataaacttaacacaaagtccaaagatttaaaaaacaaaaacaaaaaaaaacacagatttaaaaaagaaaaaatccattttttttttttaattttactccaggaaggtattgtcttactccatagggactctattgccaaaaatcggcaccctagtacaattaaaAAGTGattattaaaacctcttaacacttgcaccaaaaacttaacgcagaaatattctaagtccaaaaatttgaaaattctggttttttcccaaaaaaatcttttagtttaactccggcaggggatagcttaactccagagggactctattgccaattatcagcaccctagtacaattataaagtgatgtattaatacctttcaacacttgcaccaaaaacttaacgcaaaaaatttctaagtccaaaattttttcaaaaatctgttttttttcccaaaaatcttttagtttaactcctgcaggggatagtttaacccccacagggaccatattaccataaattactatgcctttcaacacttgcaccaaaaatttaacatttgaaaaaccaacgccgactccgacgccggagtgacaacataagctctcactcttcttcgaagagatgagctaaaaatggtagttgctactcctgcttagcgctcagcatattgggagtgggacgactggttcgcccgttgtcagtataatgtgaccggatggggtgtcatgctgggtgtcttcggcagtatgcttcagtgagatagcactataaatcggcaaaagttccagcctatcacaaggagacttaacacaaacatactgcagcctcccaaaacatgcATACGCACTTaacacatgcatgcatgtcgcacacacgggaggccgtccttaaatgaccttagctgttaataggacaaacaaataaaaccaaaccaaactgtacattttacatttgcCTTCACACTGGCTATAAATAGAAGGGtaatatgtttttattcaaaattaggAAATGAGAAAAAACTGCAAtgtaagaaaaaatattttattttaagaaatcaTCAGAAATGAATTCAATTATGaatatgaaatcaaaatttaatgatTCTGACTATGCCCATGTAATATCCATCTCTTTCTTGACCTGTTATCAATGACTagatttattaaatatatacgTACTTATCTTCTTTGGACCTGCACGTGGTAATCTAGAAACATTGGTTACGAATAAAATAATCCAATGTTCAGCAAAATAATTCAATGTTTAAGTTTTACAGGCTGTTGAAATCAGATAGTTGTCAAGACAGAATTATTTCCCTTTACTAGTCACTGATTAGACAAGTCCAGTAAAGACTTAAATTACCCTACATGATATCCATTTATTTGTAAGTTGTATAATTCATATCTTGTTTACCATTACTTCAGCATTTTTATTTATGCTCCATAGCAATTTATACTTGTGGTACGGTGTATGTGATAAGTACATGTGTGCAACATGATTCAGATTGCAACCCTGACTAATTGTAAGCACTTATACAAAATGGTCATTATActgtgtttatacatgtatatagagttGTTCAGAACCCTAGCCCGATATCCCTGCTAGGTACACTTGGTGACTCATTACTCAACATCTCAATACACAACTAAAGAACTAATGTCAAAAAGATTTAATTAATATGACTGTAGTGacaaagaggtatggcgcatattggcctgtttcgacctaactgtgaccgttttcaaaataaaaaaataaatgtttaaaactgagtttttgaatacaaaccttaaatctataacataaatattcttatttgcgaaaaatgtgtttgttcattacaatggatatttcattgaatgaccgtaaagttgcatcatcgggctatttgcaactttcgaggggGGGTTTTCCcgcatttatatcattttttgacattgagcgcatcggaagaccaacttttacaatgtcttattttgtcttattttattctatgtaccaaaagacaactaaaatcctattcttaaaaagtcgtcctccgatgcgctggtacagaaaaattgaaaaaacgtagttgacaaaatattttaattcagcattaactagactgactataCGTGATAACATAAAGATCTCATTGCCATATGTccgcatagctcatatggtagaaccatcgCTTTGAAACCCAAAAGTTTGGAGTTTGAATCACCAAAAtgtatctttttcatattttgttatgtttcttaataccatttatgttttctttatcgtattttaaaaatatttgcaacattaaatgcatatctactataaaatatttagtataaagatgaaaatgttgtgatagaaaattttcacttggataaaaaaaaaagagtaaaacCTTAACCGATTTACCCCGTATCATACAAAGTAAAATGCAAATGAACTGCAGCGTCGACAACAGGCAGACATGGATGGgtagtgtaaaattcatattaaacatgtcaattttactttatttcatatggttTTGATtgagtacatacaatgtaatccGTTCACAAAGTACAACGCCCCAATGGACCATGACAATCTATTTTGGTCGTGTGGGAATCACTGGGgtccgtgatattttacctgtatttttagcccagactatcgtTGTACGTAGCCTAGGTCAGGACAAGCGGAAAGGACCATACCTCTTTAAGCTACGTCATGTTCATGTGTCCTCCCCATTAGCCGAAACACAAAAATTACCTCTATCAATATGGACTGCAAGTGATTGGGCATgcaagtacatatatatgtattacggtatatcaataaaaaaaaacaagaggcccagagggcctgtatcgctcacctggtttcatgagatatgaaacaagaatgatgctaaagtatatttgtcgctggtattgctatgtcaatattcaaataagcattttatatgggtacatgccaaaaagtgcattaatccatgaaatgaaattaacttttggcgcgaccccatagggatgctaccacacaaatgtgagtgatatccatgcttagtttcagagaagaacttgtttagaccaattgacccattttgaccctgccctctgccccctggggggtcagctccttcctttatgcaattttgaatccctactccaataggatgctaccattcaaaccattgctaagtttcagagaataagttgtttaaatcaatttagccaaattgaccccttttggccccacccctcagctccctggcggcccgggtcaaccccaacatttttacaattttgaatccccaccccataaccatgcttccatacaaatgtgagtaatatccatttttaagtttcagagaagaagttgtttaaacaaattgaccaattttggccccaagggggtcagccccaccatttgtacaattttgaatcccaaccccatagggatgctaccaggcaaatatgagtgatatccattgcttggttccagagaagaagtcaattatatgaatatagccctgattgaccatatttggccccgcccctcaggcccctggggggtcagccccatcatttgtacaattttgaatccccaccccatagtgatgctaccaggcaaatatgagcgacagccattgctcggtttcagagaagaagtcgtttatatcaatatagccggattgaccacattcggcctgcccctcaggcccctggggtcagccccattatttgtacaattttgagtccccgacccataatgatgctaccaggcaaatatgagcgatagccattgcttggtttcagagcagaagtcgtttatatcaaaagcgccaaattgaccccttttggcccgtcccagaggcccccagggggtcagccccatcatttgtacaattttgagtcccctacccatagggatgcttctgaccaaatttgtttaaattccgatcagcggttatgaagaagaagtcaaataagtcaattgttgacggacggacggacgacagacggacagacgacggatgCCActgtatggcataagctcaccttggtccttcggaccaggtgagctaataagcTGAAGCTACACTTACACATTTTcagatttgaaattaaattttctgAATAGTGATCATGAATTTTATAGAAATCTGTTTTTTGAAATTTGTATGTTGATTCATATAGTTTCTGTAGTAACTATTTGCGTAATAACACAACAAACAGTACATCAATCACACACAAATTGATATGTTCTATATACATGCAACCTGCATTagaaatcacaaaaaaaaaaaaaaaaaaaaccaatccaaaataaacaaaattttaaaaaattccgAAATTAGGAAAATTAGCCCCAGACTCCAGAGCTGAGATAGATAAACTTCATAGATTTTCATCAACATCAGAATCTAACATTCCAGCTAGTGTGTAGTTAGAATTAGTTTAAATGACTAAAGTGTCACTATCACTTTTGGTTGTATACATTGCTGATTGGGAAAATTTAGGCAGAATTGgggaaaatacattttaaaaataaattttggtaCCAGTATGGAATGGGGCTAGTACCGGATCCTACCAACACCCAGGGATTGACACTAACAGTAGCCCGGCAGCCCTAGGCTGCCTGGAATCTGGTCAGGCTGTTTGAATGTCCAGACCAGCAGCTCTGTGGGCTGCCAACATTTTCAGTCAAATGTATAATATCCAGCTAAAGTTTTCTTCATTTACTTCAAAAtcttattttcaaaacttttttctaatatttttataCTCAAAATGAATTAGACTGCAGAAAACTGCATCTagaatattcaatttttttccTCAGTGTTGGGGTAAGGGCTGGAGGGACAATGCCCCCAAATCCCCCAAGAGGGGCATCACCTTTGGCAGCCCGGGCTGTCTCATTCCAAAACCTTGCAGCCCCGATGTCTGTCAAGGTGattaagttagtgtcaaccccTGAACACCCGATAAAATCCCTGCACTATAATGTTGATATGAAAAGTGGTCCTATCTTGgtcaatatcaaaacataattatatgaaaCACTAAAGTTTTGGTTTCGTCTTGGCTCATTATATCTGCCGATCATAATAAAgtaaagaaacaaacaaattgAATGTCAGACTAGCCTTAATTTTTAaggtatatacatatgtatgtgaatGACATAAAAATCTAACTCTGGTCTTCCTCTGCATTTTCATCACTTTCATCATCAGGATTGGAATCATCCAGATGTGACATGAAGTAGGATCTTGGGGCTACACACAAATGCATCCTGCACCTGTCAGCCCTACCCCAAGTGGACAACTCAGGAAAGTTCATCCAGGGATGTTCAATGTCTCCAGACTCTAAATCTATCAGACAATTCTCAGATATTGGCATGAGTTCATAATCTTCATAATCAAAAGCAGAGAAGACTACCAACTTTTTTTTGTGATAAACCAACTGCGTACCACGTTCTTTAGATCTCTCTTTTTTCAGTACTGACTTGATGATCAGTCCCCCATCTCTTGGCGTCCattggattatctcccctgccCCTGATGCAAGGTACACTGTCTTGTCCACAGTGATAGCACCACTTAAAGCAACAGGCACAGGTAGATCACCAAATACTGTTGTTTGTCTAGATACTGTGTCAAAACACTGGATTTTTAATGAAGCACTATCTTCTCTCGTCTTTCCTCCAAAAATATAGACTTTTCTATCGATGGCTGTCGCACTGAAGGTATGTACTGCACAGGGGAGAGCTCCTTTAGTAACTGGAGACCAAGACTCACTGGTGATGTTAAACTCCATAATCCCAGTCATCACCCTGTTGTGTTCCACCTCGCAGCCACCAATGGCATACAAACTCTCTCTCACACAGACCAGAGCATGGTTATACATGCGTTTTCCTGAAGATGGACACTTCACCCAACTGTTCGTAAGCGAAATGAATTTCTGTAGTTGTCCACGAGAGTTTGCTACCCCTCCATGGACATACAAATCATTATCATGGATACATGAAGCGGTTCCTAGGCCATATGCTGTCGGACTTGAGAAGCGCTGGAACCCCCAATTTTCTTCCTGGAAACTGTATGCATATAGGGATGGTGTATTGTCACACTTAACGCTGAACATGACATTTGTGAGCTTTGATTTTTTCCTGTAATGTGTCCGATGTGAGGAAATCTCATGACGTCTAAATCCAACACAGTGATAAAGTTTGGCCTCATCTAATAAACTTCTCACACGACAGTTTTCGCAGAGAATTGGAAAACGCTCAGTTAACTCAAACAGATACTCAGCTGGCATCAGTGGGAATTTCACATATTCTAGTACACTGTACAGAACAGCATCAACCTGGCGCTCCTCTTTCTTGTGAGTCACCCAGTTCATGATAGCTTCGGCAGTGTTCTCTTCTGCAGCTGTGATTAGACTCTCCATTTTCATCATTTCTATAACATCATCCTTGTCTAGGTTCAAAAAGTCCTCAGTTATACTGAATTTATCAAACTTCTCACCCAGTTTTTCTAGACATGAGTCAGTCAGTTTCTTGCATGAATGTGATTTTGCAAACTTCAATGTTGAAGCACTGTCCTCGAATGTCAGTTTGTCAATAATGAAATTCTCACAATCATACTGAAGAGATCCTATCCCAAGCATGCAAGCTGATTTAAGCAAGTCTTGTACATTTTCATTTCCGATGACTTCATCAAAGGCATATATGTAGTCTAGTATGCACTTGAAAGTTGCTGCACTGACACATTTTAATTCAACTTCCGCCTGGGACTTTTCTTTAAATTCACTTGTGAACATGCTACGGAAAAATGGCGAAAGTGCAGCTAGCACTAGTCGATGACAAGGGAATTTTTCTGACTCTATCACAATAGTAACATCAGTCAGTTTTTTTTCATGGTACAAAGCTTGAATTCCTTCATGTAGATCACGACCAAGATATGGTCCCTCATCTTCTTGCTCAttatcatcctcatcatcatttTTGTCCTGGGAATGGTTAGAGGATGCATCCACATCTGCCATCTGTAATGCAGAATAAGAATTGTAAATCAATTCAATGTCATGCATCATGTTTGAGCTGACACATGATAAGCTGTAAAAATGAGTATGTGGTAGCTATATCTATATAGGGCCATGCAAGAAATGTTGTAAGCCGTTAGCACTGAAATGGCATTATGCTCCCAAGGGAGTTGAGAAAGGCATTGGCTGGTTATTAAAGGCCCAATAACCATAGATAATAATATGTGAACTGCTTTGAGACAGCTGTATGTATCTGTTAAAGTGGTATATTAAAGTCCAAATTATTATTACAGAAACAAAAATTCTCCAGGGCAAGAACAACCAATGAATGTACCTCTGTGATGTGCTGATTTTTCTCCTGTTTATGCAACCCTGTCCAGTGTGTGTGTAATGTGCTTGTTGTCTGGAATGATATGGTCAAGCCAGTCTGGTCTGACCAATTCAGCaagcagatatatatatatgcatgatTTTAATGTGGCAGTGTACTAATGAGTAATGTGTACATTTGCAACTTAAAAGTTTGTTACTGGGAATTAATTGGTCTAGACCAGTAATTAtgacatgatgtacatgtaatttgtttggCAGTGTATTAGTTGTGTTTTTTCGAAGAATTTTCTTCCTGTGTCCAAAAAATGTGATGAAAtgttcagtatacatgtatatgtaatctATTTAGTAAACTCGAAAGAAAGATATATTTTGCCACTACATGAATTGGACGTTCTATCATTATCTATCATGTAAATTGTAAttcatgtagtatatatatattactaaaaaAAACTTATGGATGAATATTTCTATTATAGCCATATATTCGTATAAACAAGGACAAATTGTCCGATTCAGGTGGCTTTAGCAGGATAGTAAAATTAGTAGAGAatgttttatatctttattcctcttttcaatttgttttatttttttaaccgGCCAGACGACTAAAAACTGTTTCAACATTTTTTGcttttatgtattaaaatatacaaaaagtaACGTGGAATGGAAACTCAATTAAGCAGCAGATGGGCCTAACACATTACACAAAATTAACATTATTGAATAACTCATGGCCTGTGGATATGACAttccagttatctcccctgtggCAAAGGACGTACAGTGCTAACGATATTATGACAACACCGTAACGcacaacacatcctataacAACGAACAGAATATTCATGTCTTGGGGTCCAGTTGCCttattattcaatatatatactaacaaCACCGTGACTATCCTTACCATAAACCCCTTTCGTTGTTTCCAGCCGAGGTATAATATCAACTTCCGGTTTGACGGAATATTCTAAATAAAGAGTCAAAAAgtaactttatttttttatgtttaggcctatgttttttttatcaagtgGTTGGtctatttctttaaaaaaaaaagacgcAGTATCCGATTTAATAAAGAGACAGTAATTGGAATTATAAATGATTGGATTCGATCTGAATTATTTAGTGATGTACATCAGAGCCATGTCTGTTCTTGTTTTATAAaattagtcagaaatacctatataaagatcatatatatttatcactgtctaattttataataaaagaCTAGAAACGTACCTGTGTGAACAGTACAGTAGTTTTCCTTGACATATATACTTTGGGCAACAACTTGTACCAAATATCTTCGATGTATTGAATATTTGCTCTGgtgaaaaattctaaattttctGACAACTAACATTTTGAatgttaagtacatgtatatgattttacGTGAATTCTGCTGTTTTGACCATACTTACAACAAATCAAGGCAATACCTTAAAAAATGTCTTATCAGATATGTATGAATATTCTTGGAATTGACAAAACTATCACATTCTATTTAATCTAGAAGTTGAAATTATTGATCTAGTAAATAATATGTTTACCAGAAAAACAATTTTTGTAACCCCTACCCCTAAATTTTGAAGTACCCAATTTTCACCATTTTTGCTAGATTTTTAACGCTTCATATAGGAGGTTCTGCTGACAAAACGTTTTAAAGATATTTCGCTGATAAAATGTTTTTCTAATACCAGTGATGCAAAAATGTTGGGTCAGTGTGCTTACTTTTTTGTCCTGaactaatatttgttatttttcagttttttttaggaaaaaaatattttaagtgaTCCAGTAACActtaaatgtgaaaataaaatgcaaaacCTGTGT
The window above is part of the Pecten maximus chromosome 2, xPecMax1.1, whole genome shotgun sequence genome. Proteins encoded here:
- the LOC117321806 gene encoding kelch-like protein 24 → MMADVDASSNHSQDKNDDEDDNEQEDEGPYLGRDLHEGIQALYHEKKLTDVTIVIESEKFPCHRLVLAALSPFFRSMFTSEFKEKSQAEVELKCVSAATFKCILDYIYAFDEVIGNENVQDLLKSACMLGIGSLQYDCENFIIDKLTFEDSASTLKFAKSHSCKKLTDSCLEKLGEKFDKFSITEDFLNLDKDDVIEMMKMESLITAAEENTAEAIMNWVTHKKEERQVDAVLYSVLEYVKFPLMPAEYLFELTERFPILCENCRVRSLLDEAKLYHCVGFRRHEISSHRTHYRKKSKLTNVMFSVKCDNTPSLYAYSFQEENWGFQRFSSPTAYGLGTASCIHDNDLYVHGGVANSRGQLQKFISLTNSWVKCPSSGKRMYNHALVCVRESLYAIGGCEVEHNRVMTGIMEFNITSESWSPVTKGALPCAVHTFSATAIDRKVYIFGGKTREDSASLKIQCFDTVSRQTTVFGDLPVPVALSGAITVDKTVYLASGAGEIIQWTPRDGGLIIKSVLKKERSKERGTQLVYHKKKLVVFSAFDYEDYELMPISENCLIDLESGDIEHPWMNFPELSTWGRADRCRMHLCVAPRSYFMSHLDDSNPDDESDENAEEDQS